The proteins below come from a single Holdemania massiliensis genomic window:
- a CDS encoding glycoside hydrolase family 1 protein has translation MMIEKKFGEHFQWGGGFAANQMEGAYLEGGKGLCLADINEFRNDIPVDKKNNEEITTAYIANAIKENSRNFPKRRGIDFYHRYAEDLKLLGKEGLGLNAFRTSINWARIFPNGDDEKPNEEGLRFYDRLIDEILANGMEPMITMSHYEMPLNLAVNYSGWYSKETIGFFEKYGRVLLDRYHDRVKKWIIVNQINLITHESFNHLGIAQDKVENLMEAKYQGVMNEMIACAGITAYAHQHYPDNQIGMMLCGGPAYPATCKPEDVLATVKHNQMEYFYGDVLLRGKIPGYAYRFFDDHGFKIEVSTEEIEKLKNHCDFFSFSYYYTRLCDQQHYENGNEGFRNPELPANPWGWSIDPLGLRTFLNLFYDRYQCPIYITENGIGYADELTEDSQIHDPYRPEFYRQHILQMKEAIADGVDLRGYYFWAPLDIVSCSSSEMSKRYGFIYTDMDDEGNGSGKRILKDSYYWAKKVIVSQGEDLE, from the coding sequence ATGATGATTGAGAAAAAGTTTGGCGAACACTTTCAATGGGGCGGCGGTTTTGCCGCCAATCAAATGGAAGGAGCTTATCTTGAAGGCGGAAAAGGCCTGTGTCTGGCAGATATCAATGAGTTTCGAAACGATATACCCGTGGACAAGAAAAATAATGAAGAAATAACGACTGCATATATTGCGAATGCGATTAAAGAGAATTCCAGGAATTTTCCCAAACGCCGGGGAATTGACTTTTATCACCGCTATGCTGAAGATCTGAAACTTCTGGGAAAAGAGGGATTAGGATTGAATGCTTTCCGGACTTCGATCAACTGGGCGCGGATTTTTCCCAACGGTGATGATGAAAAGCCGAATGAAGAAGGCTTGAGGTTCTATGATCGGCTGATTGATGAAATCCTTGCCAATGGGATGGAACCGATGATCACGATGTCGCATTATGAGATGCCGCTGAATCTGGCAGTCAATTACAGCGGCTGGTATTCGAAAGAAACGATTGGTTTTTTCGAGAAATACGGAAGAGTATTATTGGACCGTTATCATGATCGCGTTAAAAAATGGATTATTGTGAACCAGATTAACTTGATCACACATGAATCGTTTAATCATTTGGGCATAGCTCAGGATAAGGTTGAGAATCTGATGGAAGCCAAATATCAGGGGGTCATGAATGAAATGATCGCCTGTGCAGGGATCACGGCTTATGCTCATCAGCACTATCCTGATAATCAAATCGGAATGATGCTGTGCGGCGGCCCAGCCTATCCGGCAACCTGCAAGCCGGAAGATGTGCTTGCAACGGTGAAGCATAATCAGATGGAATATTTTTACGGCGATGTTCTGCTGCGCGGAAAAATTCCGGGATATGCTTATCGCTTTTTCGATGATCATGGATTCAAGATTGAGGTTTCCACGGAAGAAATTGAAAAATTAAAGAATCACTGTGATTTTTTCAGCTTTTCGTACTATTATACGCGATTGTGTGATCAGCAGCATTATGAAAATGGAAACGAGGGTTTCCGAAATCCGGAGCTGCCGGCGAATCCATGGGGCTGGTCCATCGATCCTCTGGGGCTGCGGACGTTTCTGAATCTGTTTTATGATCGGTACCAATGTCCAATTTATATCACTGAAAATGGCATTGGGTATGCTGATGAGCTGACTGAAGACAGTCAGATTCATGACCCTTACCGTCCTGAGTTTTATCGCCAGCATATTTTACAGATGAAGGAAGCCATTGCCGATGGTGTGGATCTGCGCGGATATTATTTCTGGGCACCGCTGGATATCGTCAGCTGTTCTTCAAGCGAAATGAGCAAGCGGTATGGTTTTATTTATACTGATATGGACGATGAAGGCAACGGAAGCGGAAAGCGGATC
- a CDS encoding PTS lactose/cellobiose transporter subunit IIA produces MTAEQFEEICFQIITYAGEARSCFIEALRQAKQADKTNAKALLEEGNANLIEAEKVHAKLIQQEANDEPVEIKMILMHAEDLMMSADTIHILVEELIILL; encoded by the coding sequence ATGACGGCAGAACAATTCGAAGAGATCTGTTTTCAGATCATTACGTATGCCGGAGAAGCTCGTTCCTGTTTTATTGAAGCTTTGCGGCAGGCCAAACAGGCGGATAAAACAAACGCAAAAGCTTTGCTTGAAGAAGGCAATGCCAATCTGATTGAGGCGGAGAAGGTTCATGCGAAATTAATCCAGCAGGAGGCCAATGATGAACCGGTCGAAATCAAAATGATCTTGATGCACGCGGAAGATCTCATGATGTCGGCAGACACCATTCATATCCTAGTTGAAGAATTGATCATTTTGCTTTGA
- a CDS encoding PTS sugar transporter subunit IIB, with protein MKNILLVCASGMSTSLLVKRMKAAAQEQGFECTIEAVGNAYVKEKRGMIDILMVGPQLRFSYDALVKEFPDIPVVLIDMLSYGKVDGKKVLEEAKKVMGVQ; from the coding sequence ATGAAAAATATTCTGTTAGTCTGCGCAAGCGGAATGTCTACAAGTCTTTTGGTCAAACGCATGAAAGCTGCGGCTCAGGAACAAGGCTTTGAATGCACCATTGAAGCGGTTGGGAATGCTTATGTTAAAGAAAAACGAGGAATGATTGATATTTTGATGGTGGGGCCGCAGCTGCGGTTCAGCTATGATGCTTTGGTTAAGGAATTTCCGGATATTCCTGTCGTCTTGATCGATATGCTTTCCTATGGGAAGGTTGATGGTAAAAAAGTGCTGGAAGAGGCGAAGAAAGTGATGGGCGTACAATGA